Proteins from a genomic interval of Flavobacteriales bacterium:
- a CDS encoding gliding motility-associated C-terminal domain-containing protein gives MIFHYIRRTVCLLFIIGISFHTAFAQPGCPNITCGPNQIVDCNVNCANLTATVLETGATTTYTVSSTPYAPPAPFTGGTAQFINTDDIWGDIITLPFNFCFYGTSYNQLVIGANGLLTFDLTQANQYCAWEYTATCPTTTPPGAPNYGLYTNSIMGAYHDIDPSVCTGLFNPVCPADINYIIGGSAPCRTFTVNFTTVPLYSCNNLETTQQIVLYETTNIIEVYLQNKPACASWNSGNSTVGIQDATGANGITPPGRNTGNWSASNEAWRFTPSGAPNYVVNWYDGGNLVGTGLTLNVCPSATTTYDAEVVYTNCDGAVVTVTDQVTVTQNSTVSVNVNPTIANICSGQSVSATASSPNAGIVYSWSPATGLSTTSGPTVTASPTTTTLYTVTGDDGNCAASANVNVVVVDIQLQTSSTDASCAGDDGTATVTPSGGVAPYAYSWSTVPAQNTQTATGLAAGNYDVTVTDATGCSQTTTVTVSLTLGSLSPPTMTSTDAVCTSANGTATATPIDGIAPYTYSWNTNPVQTTQTATGLTAGTYTATITDNGGCSASNTVIVGIDPGNLSVAISSFADALCNGSCDGTATALAQNGTAPFQYAWDDPTFQQTSVATGLCANTYNVGVADANGCLATAQVVITEPTPIVANAVMDNQSNCGNPDGGASVVASGGTVAVDYTYTWNSVPPQITATAVGLLPGNYTVSVTDDNGCSEIANVVVTSTPGFTASITSSTDVSCFLGCDGNATVQESGTAVLPVTYSWNTVPVQQSATATNLCAGSYTATITDNVGCIATASVTIAEPTKVTANAINSSNLICIGESSDLTASAFGGTPPYLNFGWTSNPNDPTLNATQQNQTVSPLVTTTYTLIAIDANGCTTAPVTTTVQVRDPLTLSVTRPIFSPDTGICPYDFAVIDLQAFGGDGDYRYFLAPDNLNPVVLPMQVQPNTTTTYNFNVLDGCTTPPAFASSTITVFVIPTVDFIGDDLSGCDVHTVQFSDETTPNPVLWNWSFGDPNSSANTSTAENPVHEFSGPGLYSISLHVKSAEGCISDSTKNSYVEVFPLPIARFDLNPEKTNVLDGTIQFTDQSIGDIAAWSWNFGDGEISDIQNPEHNYQDTGTFTVWLLVTTVDGCEDETTRQVEIEPDFMFYVPNAFSPNRDGKNDLFRGYGEGVDWNTYQMSIFNRWGEELYFTSNIDEPWNGWFKNQEVPNDVYVYTIRIFDLKGNEHNYWGHVTLYR, from the coding sequence ATGATTTTCCACTATATACGAAGGACCGTTTGTCTTTTATTTATAATTGGTATCTCATTTCATACTGCCTTCGCCCAACCTGGCTGTCCAAACATTACCTGCGGACCAAACCAAATTGTTGATTGCAATGTAAATTGTGCGAATCTGACTGCAACTGTTCTGGAAACAGGAGCAACCACGACCTACACCGTTTCGTCAACTCCTTATGCACCGCCAGCGCCATTTACAGGAGGCACGGCACAGTTCATTAACACCGATGATATTTGGGGCGATATTATCACCTTACCCTTTAACTTCTGCTTCTACGGTACCAGTTACAATCAACTTGTGATCGGAGCAAATGGTCTACTGACATTTGACCTTACTCAAGCAAATCAATATTGTGCTTGGGAATATACCGCAACGTGTCCAACTACCACCCCGCCTGGAGCTCCAAATTACGGTCTATATACAAACTCGATCATGGGTGCATATCATGATATTGATCCATCTGTGTGCACCGGTTTGTTTAATCCAGTCTGTCCTGCAGACATTAACTACATAATCGGAGGCTCTGCTCCATGTAGAACTTTTACTGTGAATTTCACAACCGTACCACTGTATAGTTGCAATAATCTGGAAACAACTCAACAGATCGTTCTGTACGAAACAACAAATATTATTGAAGTATATCTTCAGAATAAACCAGCATGCGCAAGTTGGAACAGTGGAAACTCAACTGTAGGAATCCAAGACGCCACGGGTGCAAACGGCATCACACCTCCAGGAAGGAACACTGGTAATTGGAGTGCCAGCAATGAAGCTTGGAGGTTTACGCCAAGCGGTGCTCCCAACTACGTTGTAAACTGGTACGATGGAGGAAATCTTGTTGGAACAGGTCTTACGCTCAATGTTTGCCCAAGCGCTACCACTACGTACGATGCTGAGGTTGTTTACACAAATTGTGATGGTGCCGTAGTAACGGTAACGGACCAAGTAACTGTTACTCAAAACAGCACCGTTTCTGTAAACGTTAATCCAACCATTGCTAATATCTGTAGTGGTCAATCAGTAAGTGCTACCGCAAGCAGTCCAAACGCAGGCATTGTATACTCTTGGTCGCCTGCAACTGGTCTTTCAACTACTTCTGGCCCTACAGTCACGGCATCTCCTACTACTACTACACTTTACACTGTGACTGGTGATGATGGTAATTGTGCAGCGAGTGCAAACGTAAATGTGGTAGTGGTAGATATTCAATTGCAAACTAGCTCAACTGATGCTTCGTGCGCAGGAGATGATGGTACCGCAACTGTGACTCCTTCGGGCGGAGTTGCTCCATACGCCTATTCGTGGTCGACAGTTCCAGCTCAAAACACACAAACTGCAACGGGATTGGCAGCCGGAAACTATGATGTGACGGTGACCGATGCTACGGGGTGTTCTCAAACAACTACCGTTACAGTTTCGCTTACGCTAGGTTCTTTATCACCTCCAACAATGACTTCAACAGATGCTGTGTGTACCTCAGCAAATGGAACAGCAACTGCGACCCCGATAGACGGGATTGCTCCATACACCTATTCTTGGAATACGAACCCAGTGCAAACGACTCAAACAGCAACAGGGCTTACCGCTGGCACGTACACAGCAACAATCACCGATAATGGAGGCTGCAGTGCTTCCAATACTGTAATTGTAGGAATTGATCCTGGTAACTTGAGTGTTGCAATTTCTTCGTTCGCAGACGCCCTTTGCAACGGTTCATGCGATGGAACAGCCACTGCTTTGGCGCAAAATGGCACAGCACCTTTCCAATATGCATGGGACGACCCAACATTTCAACAAACAAGCGTTGCAACAGGGCTTTGCGCGAACACTTATAACGTTGGTGTTGCGGATGCAAACGGATGCCTTGCAACGGCTCAAGTGGTCATTACAGAACCAACACCAATTGTAGCAAATGCCGTGATGGACAACCAATCCAATTGCGGTAATCCTGATGGTGGAGCCAGCGTTGTGGCTAGTGGTGGTACTGTCGCGGTTGATTATACTTACACTTGGAATTCAGTTCCTCCTCAAATAACCGCAACTGCTGTTGGACTTCTTCCTGGAAACTATACGGTTTCCGTTACTGACGATAATGGATGCTCTGAAATAGCAAATGTGGTTGTTACTTCAACACCTGGATTTACTGCTAGCATCACGTCATCTACCGATGTTAGCTGTTTCCTAGGCTGCGATGGCAACGCTACAGTTCAAGAATCTGGAACTGCCGTGTTGCCCGTTACATATTCGTGGAACACGGTTCCAGTTCAGCAATCTGCAACAGCAACGAACCTTTGCGCTGGCAGTTACACGGCAACGATCACCGATAATGTTGGGTGTATCGCTACTGCTAGCGTTACCATCGCTGAACCTACCAAGGTTACTGCGAATGCTATCAATAGTTCAAACTTGATCTGTATTGGAGAATCTTCGGATTTAACGGCTTCTGCATTTGGTGGAACTCCTCCGTACCTAAACTTTGGCTGGACATCAAATCCGAACGATCCTACTTTGAATGCAACGCAGCAAAATCAAACTGTTAGCCCGTTGGTGACCACCACTTACACGCTAATTGCTATTGATGCCAACGGCTGCACAACCGCTCCAGTGACTACTACTGTGCAAGTAAGAGACCCATTGACATTGAGCGTTACGCGTCCGATTTTCAGTCCAGACACTGGAATTTGCCCATACGATTTTGCCGTAATTGACCTTCAGGCTTTTGGAGGTGATGGTGATTACAGATACTTCTTAGCCCCAGATAACCTCAACCCAGTTGTATTGCCAATGCAGGTTCAACCAAATACAACAACTACTTACAATTTCAATGTACTTGATGGTTGCACAACGCCACCAGCATTTGCATCTTCCACTATTACTGTGTTCGTTATTCCTACCGTAGATTTTATCGGAGACGACCTTTCAGGATGTGATGTGCACACGGTTCAATTTTCGGATGAAACAACTCCAAACCCGGTTCTTTGGAACTGGAGTTTCGGTGACCCAAATTCATCGGCAAATACCAGTACGGCAGAAAATCCTGTGCACGAATTCTCTGGTCCTGGATTGTATAGCATCAGTTTACATGTTAAATCGGCTGAAGGCTGTATTTCTGACAGTACTAAGAATTCGTATGTGGAAGTTTTTCCGCTTCCAATTGCCAGATTTGATCTCAATCCTGAAAAAACCAATGTTTTGGATGGAACGATTCAGTTCACCGACCAATCTATTGGAGACATAGCCGCTTGGAGCTGGAATTTTGGAGACGGTGAAATTTCCGACATACAGAATCCTGAACATAATTATCAAGATACTGGAACTTTTACCGTTTGGCTTTTGGTGACAACCGTGGACGGCTGTGAGGATGAAACGACACGTCAAGTGGAAATTGAACCTGACTTCATGTTCTATGTTCCTAACGCCTTCTCTCCAAACAGAGATGGAAAAAATGATCTATTCCGTGGATACGGAGAGGGAGTAGATTGGAACACGTACCAGATGAGCATTTTCAACCGATGGGGTGAAGAATTGTACTTCACAAGCAACATTGATGAGCCTTGGAATGGATGGTTCAAGAACCAAGAGGTTCCGAATGATGTGTATGTATATACGATCAGAATATTCGACCTAAAGGGTAACGAACACAATTACTGGGGTCACGTTACACTCTACCGCTAG
- the gyrB gene encoding DNA topoisomerase (ATP-hydrolyzing) subunit B — translation MEEKDKPQKAYSADSIQALEGMEHVRMRPSMYIGDVGIRGLHHLVYEVVDNSIDEALAGHCDHINVTITENNGIIVRDNGRGIPVDMHKKEGVSALEVVMTKIGAGGKFDKDSYKVSGGLHGVGVSVVNALSVNLRATVYREGVIWQQEYSRGKRINEVKQIGTTELRGTEVEFYPDNQIFDDSLVFNYETLATRMRELSFLNKGITVTLTDRRNPDDKGEFPTETFHSEEGLKEFVVFLDGNRERLISDVISIEGEKGGIPVEVAMVYNTSYSENIHAYVNNINTHEGGTHLSGFRRGLTNTLKKYADASGMLDKLKFEISGDDFREGLTAIVSVKVQEPQFEGQTKTKLGNREVTAPVSQAVSEMLENYLEEHPADARIIVQKVILAATARHAARKAREMVQRKNVMSGSGLPGKLSDCSDKDPVNCELFLVEGDSAGGTAKQGRDRMFQAILPLRGKILNVEKAMQHKAFENEEIKNMYTALGVTIGTAEDERELNMEKLRYHKVIIMCDADVDGSHIATLILTFFFRYMRELVEAGYLYIAAPPLYLVKKGAKSEYCWNDVQRDTAVMKLKGEGKESSVGIQRYKGLGEMNAEQLWETTMDPSFRTLRKVTIDNAAEADRIFSMLMGDEVPPRREFIEKNAKYAKIDA, via the coding sequence GTGGAAGAAAAAGATAAGCCGCAAAAGGCGTATTCGGCCGATAGTATTCAGGCCTTGGAGGGGATGGAGCACGTAAGAATGCGTCCATCCATGTACATTGGAGATGTAGGAATAAGAGGACTTCATCATCTCGTCTACGAGGTTGTCGATAACTCGATTGATGAGGCACTTGCTGGACATTGCGACCACATTAATGTCACCATTACCGAAAACAATGGAATCATTGTCCGTGATAACGGTCGAGGTATTCCGGTTGATATGCACAAGAAAGAAGGCGTTTCTGCCTTGGAGGTTGTAATGACCAAGATCGGTGCAGGTGGTAAGTTCGATAAAGACTCGTACAAAGTATCTGGCGGATTGCACGGGGTAGGAGTCTCCGTGGTCAATGCGCTCTCGGTCAATTTGAGGGCAACCGTTTATCGCGAAGGTGTAATCTGGCAACAGGAGTACAGCCGAGGTAAGAGAATTAATGAGGTGAAGCAAATTGGAACAACTGAACTTCGCGGAACCGAAGTTGAGTTCTACCCTGATAATCAGATTTTTGACGATTCGCTGGTGTTCAATTACGAAACGCTCGCTACAAGAATGCGCGAACTGTCATTCCTAAACAAAGGAATTACCGTAACGCTAACTGATAGAAGAAATCCAGATGATAAAGGAGAGTTTCCAACAGAAACGTTCCATTCAGAGGAAGGATTGAAAGAATTTGTCGTTTTTCTTGATGGAAATCGTGAAAGACTGATCAGTGATGTCATCAGTATTGAAGGAGAGAAAGGAGGGATTCCTGTTGAGGTGGCGATGGTTTACAACACCTCCTACTCGGAGAATATCCATGCCTACGTAAACAACATCAACACACACGAAGGAGGAACGCACCTTTCAGGTTTCAGACGAGGTTTGACCAATACATTGAAGAAGTACGCAGATGCTTCTGGAATGTTGGACAAACTCAAGTTCGAGATTTCAGGAGATGATTTCCGTGAAGGCTTGACGGCAATTGTTTCTGTTAAAGTTCAAGAGCCACAATTTGAAGGTCAGACAAAGACCAAATTGGGAAACAGAGAAGTAACAGCTCCAGTTAGCCAGGCAGTGAGTGAAATGCTGGAGAACTATTTGGAAGAACATCCTGCTGATGCGAGGATCATCGTTCAGAAGGTGATTCTTGCAGCGACTGCTCGTCATGCTGCTCGCAAAGCGCGCGAAATGGTTCAGCGTAAGAACGTAATGAGCGGTTCTGGCCTTCCAGGAAAACTGTCTGATTGCTCTGATAAAGACCCAGTAAACTGCGAATTATTCCTTGTCGAGGGAGATTCTGCGGGCGGAACAGCCAAGCAAGGCCGTGACCGAATGTTTCAGGCCATTCTTCCTTTGCGCGGAAAGATTCTGAACGTGGAGAAGGCCATGCAACACAAGGCTTTTGAGAATGAAGAGATCAAGAACATGTACACAGCGCTTGGCGTAACCATTGGTACTGCTGAAGATGAGCGTGAGTTGAACATGGAGAAACTTCGTTACCATAAGGTCATCATCATGTGCGATGCTGATGTTGATGGTAGTCATATCGCTACCCTTATTCTGACATTCTTCTTCAGATATATGCGCGAATTGGTAGAGGCAGGTTATCTATACATAGCTGCTCCTCCACTTTATTTGGTGAAAAAAGGTGCTAAATCAGAATATTGCTGGAATGATGTTCAACGCGACACTGCAGTGATGAAGTTGAAAGGCGAAGGCAAAGAGAGTTCTGTAGGAATTCAGCGCTATAAAGGTCTTGGAGAGATGAATGCTGAGCAGCTTTGGGAAACGACCATGGATCCTAGCTTCAGAACCCTAAGAAAAGTCACTATAGATAACGCTGCAGAGGCAGATAGAATCTTTAGCATGCTTATGGGGGATGAAGTTCCACCGCGTAGAGAGTTCATCGAAAAGAACGCGAAATACGCTAAGATTGATGCGTAA
- a CDS encoding gliding motility-associated C-terminal domain-containing protein, with product MKQTRPFYSRGIWFALILAPFISLNAFAQCDVIANATYSEITCGECVTLSHFGSTQGNISFSEDFNSGQPTGWSFTQQASFNNPCSPNGVDGTTHLWMGDQSAAPRSLETLPLNFGPAVAPAGGTICFDMLFAQQGNASPCEGPDEPQEGVYLQYSINGGATWITINYFDPNGGNDPQLVNWNNWCFPIPAGALVNGVQFRWFQDADSGAEYDHWGIDNVEIIVNDPTVQYTWVHDGYTTPLPGDNPTPVCPLATTTYTVNMTSANGNCTDNIQVVVVNPVVTVNAGPDQQVCPGDCINLAGTATVIFDPGGLTTFSNNQTEDFDASIIGGATVNVNVQDLNMTTVNPNSLVEVCLSSLTFEGGLLGTDGVELLSLTLVCPDGTTVLLTPDGIAPAGGGLFGNPSYYENACFVSSGGTALSGANPEPITGTFNSNQSLSGMDGCTANGVWSIEVSAGGLIGGNGTFDGWSITFNDEPEEYTPDVLWSPTTYMAAGQETTLTPQVCPNAATTYTLTASDDAGCVTVTDNVSITIDQNCCDPQTPPIQGPTPLCQNATGNVYSVTNTPGSTYAWTVPAGATITAGQGTNSITVSFGTSGGQITVVETINCGDGPAITFDVVVDPAQTLVVTNPAAVCQPGTVDLTSAAVTAGSTGGGALTYWTDAGATNALANPAAVATSGTYYIQAGSGSCSDIQPVSVTVNNCVGCTMDALDMQLSDCYTSGQGFLQYDVEGTLTFSNPPATGQLIVSDCYQNIQTFNPPFVSPLVFTYSGLPQDGLPCDFGAVFTDDQACLISATYIAPPTITYYFAECTSGAGVVDGTIEFNNPPATGTIVVSIFDGTNTQVTNIQPPFNSPEAWQVTGLDPAASTYVITYYFSDFPTCEQIQTIQCGCAAEGGTTTTTVSGDGTIDFILCDGDQLDIVNNGDYSFPEDEGPLGPYPYQPAYTFLVYGCPPTPGVFPGDDPCFAGIIPSDGSMMDINDPNSIFALFPPGLLPNNELYFVPITLYHYDPVAGNYIINANCWNIGTVTTVSYLPPVTSVVTPDCQTNTVTVTVNGGYPEVFGGDFTASNLVPATANFVNITCQNGGDIVIENLQDGDNYSFDITDANGCPHPITGGPFVALPIADAGIDAQTCILSYDLEAIASYGTGSWTGGPAGTVFSPSANTPNATVTVPSAGTFTFTWTEDNGNGCVASDDVVITFSLMSIPAVITDAACGSTDGQIVVAPQGGVGPYTYSWTSGGNSPVETGLGAGIVTVTVTDATGCSLDSTFVVMQPITFNYVVNTADETCFAACDGQVSIVPDGIGPYTYGWTPNVGNSGQENNLCRGNYQILVADQDGCTQVVLLTIGGPTEVVAQVSSDVSEVCIGSSANLTAVVVGGTLPYSAYQWTSNPNDPSLVANVQNPTVSPTQTTTYTLVVTDANGCTSAPKVVTIDVLPPLTLNVIRPFFSPDTTICPYDFATLNLIAGGGDGNYQVYLLPDNVNPVTLPLDTQPAVTTTFNFMVLDGCGTPPAFASSTVTVVQLPLIQIDAQPDSGCHPLTVDFTDLTQPTPTSWNWNFGDPESNSNSSTVIDPTHVYSSPGLYDVSLSITTAEGCVTDTVLSDFIEVFPLPYANFDMNPEVTNLLDAEIDFTDNSTGNIASWNWNFGDGSASNIENPTHLYSDTGTYTIDLLVTTIHGCTDEVSRQVIIEPDFMFYVPNAFTPNVDGKNDGFRGYGQGIDWDTYQMSIFDRWGELIYYTEDINDPWDGSYKGAQVENDVYVWKIGFNDFRGNDHQYYGHVTLLR from the coding sequence ATGAAGCAGACTAGACCATTCTATTCTCGGGGCATTTGGTTTGCTCTTATTTTAGCTCCGTTCATTTCGTTAAATGCATTTGCACAATGCGATGTAATTGCAAATGCCACTTACTCGGAAATAACTTGTGGAGAATGTGTGACGCTTTCTCACTTTGGTTCCACTCAAGGTAACATTAGCTTCTCCGAAGATTTCAACAGTGGGCAACCGACTGGTTGGTCGTTCACGCAGCAGGCTTCCTTCAACAATCCTTGCAGCCCGAATGGAGTTGATGGAACCACGCATCTTTGGATGGGAGACCAATCAGCTGCGCCTCGTTCATTGGAAACACTTCCATTGAATTTTGGTCCTGCTGTAGCACCCGCAGGCGGTACCATTTGCTTTGACATGTTGTTTGCCCAACAGGGAAACGCATCACCATGTGAAGGCCCTGACGAACCTCAGGAAGGCGTATATCTACAATATTCGATAAATGGAGGTGCCACATGGATCACTATCAACTATTTCGATCCAAATGGCGGTAACGACCCTCAATTGGTTAACTGGAACAATTGGTGCTTTCCAATTCCAGCTGGAGCTTTAGTCAACGGGGTTCAGTTCCGCTGGTTTCAAGATGCGGATTCAGGTGCTGAATACGATCACTGGGGAATTGACAATGTGGAAATTATTGTGAATGATCCCACCGTACAATACACTTGGGTTCATGATGGGTACACAACTCCGCTTCCAGGAGACAATCCAACTCCAGTATGTCCACTCGCGACAACCACTTACACGGTGAACATGACTTCTGCTAATGGCAACTGTACGGACAACATTCAAGTTGTGGTAGTGAATCCAGTAGTAACGGTTAACGCTGGGCCAGACCAACAAGTCTGCCCTGGCGATTGCATTAATTTAGCTGGAACGGCCACTGTTATTTTTGATCCAGGAGGCCTTACAACCTTCTCCAATAATCAAACTGAGGATTTTGATGCATCTATAATTGGCGGAGCAACGGTCAATGTAAATGTTCAGGATCTGAACATGACTACAGTTAATCCTAATTCACTGGTTGAGGTTTGTCTTTCTAGTCTGACCTTTGAAGGTGGTCTTCTAGGTACGGATGGAGTCGAACTGTTAAGCCTAACCCTTGTCTGTCCTGATGGTACAACAGTATTGCTAACTCCAGATGGCATTGCACCAGCAGGCGGAGGATTATTCGGTAATCCATCATATTATGAAAACGCGTGTTTCGTTAGCTCAGGTGGCACCGCATTGTCTGGTGCTAATCCCGAGCCAATAACCGGAACATTCAACTCAAACCAATCTCTTTCCGGTATGGACGGGTGTACAGCAAATGGAGTTTGGTCCATTGAAGTATCGGCTGGTGGCTTAATTGGAGGCAATGGAACATTTGATGGTTGGTCCATTACTTTCAATGATGAACCAGAAGAATACACTCCTGATGTACTTTGGTCTCCTACGACCTATATGGCCGCTGGACAGGAAACAACATTAACTCCTCAAGTATGCCCCAACGCTGCTACCACATATACGCTAACTGCTTCAGACGATGCTGGTTGCGTAACCGTAACTGACAACGTTTCTATTACTATCGACCAGAATTGCTGCGACCCGCAAACACCACCTATCCAAGGACCAACGCCTCTTTGCCAAAACGCAACTGGAAACGTTTATTCAGTAACCAACACCCCTGGTTCCACTTACGCTTGGACTGTTCCTGCGGGAGCAACTATTACAGCTGGCCAAGGAACAAATTCGATCACTGTTAGTTTCGGCACTTCTGGCGGACAGATCACGGTTGTGGAAACCATCAACTGCGGTGATGGACCTGCCATAACCTTTGATGTGGTTGTTGACCCAGCTCAAACATTGGTCGTCACAAATCCGGCTGCTGTTTGTCAACCAGGAACGGTTGATCTTACATCTGCTGCAGTCACCGCAGGAAGCACTGGTGGAGGAGCATTGACATATTGGACAGATGCGGGTGCCACCAATGCGTTGGCAAATCCTGCTGCAGTTGCAACATCTGGAACGTACTACATTCAAGCAGGATCGGGAAGTTGCTCCGACATTCAACCTGTGTCTGTAACCGTTAACAATTGTGTTGGATGCACAATGGACGCCTTGGACATGCAATTGAGTGATTGTTATACTTCTGGTCAAGGATTTCTGCAATATGATGTGGAAGGAACTTTGACATTCAGCAATCCACCAGCCACCGGTCAATTGATAGTTTCTGACTGCTATCAGAATATTCAAACCTTCAATCCACCGTTCGTCAGTCCATTGGTATTCACCTATTCTGGTCTTCCTCAAGATGGTCTTCCATGCGATTTCGGAGCCGTTTTCACAGACGATCAGGCTTGCCTTATTTCTGCCACTTATATCGCTCCACCAACCATAACATATTATTTTGCGGAATGCACAAGTGGTGCAGGAGTGGTAGATGGAACAATCGAATTCAATAACCCGCCAGCTACTGGAACAATTGTCGTTAGCATTTTTGATGGGACAAATACGCAGGTCACTAATATTCAACCTCCTTTCAATAGCCCAGAAGCATGGCAGGTTACTGGACTCGATCCAGCGGCATCTACTTACGTTATCACCTATTATTTCTCCGATTTTCCAACGTGTGAACAGATTCAAACCATACAATGTGGTTGTGCAGCAGAAGGAGGAACGACAACTACGACAGTTTCCGGAGATGGAACCATCGATTTCATTCTCTGTGATGGCGATCAATTGGATATTGTGAATAATGGAGATTATAGTTTCCCTGAAGATGAAGGTCCTCTAGGTCCATATCCTTACCAACCGGCTTACACATTCCTAGTGTATGGTTGCCCACCGACACCTGGGGTTTTTCCTGGAGATGATCCTTGCTTTGCCGGAATCATTCCGAGTGATGGCAGTATGATGGATATCAATGATCCAAACTCCATTTTCGCATTATTCCCACCTGGACTTCTTCCAAATAATGAACTTTACTTCGTTCCAATAACTCTTTACCACTACGACCCAGTTGCAGGTAATTATATTATTAACGCCAATTGCTGGAATATTGGAACCGTAACAACCGTTAGTTATCTCCCACCAGTAACGTCTGTAGTAACCCCAGATTGCCAGACAAATACGGTAACAGTTACTGTAAATGGAGGTTATCCAGAGGTTTTTGGAGGTGACTTCACTGCATCCAATTTGGTTCCAGCTACGGCCAATTTCGTAAACATCACATGTCAGAATGGAGGTGATATTGTGATTGAGAATCTACAGGATGGTGACAATTATTCGTTCGATATTACCGATGCAAATGGCTGTCCACATCCTATTACCGGTGGACCATTTGTTGCGCTACCAATTGCAGATGCTGGTATTGATGCCCAAACATGTATTCTTTCCTATGATCTAGAGGCAATTGCCAGCTACGGAACGGGCTCTTGGACCGGAGGACCTGCTGGAACAGTATTTTCTCCTAGTGCCAATACCCCAAATGCAACAGTTACCGTCCCATCTGCTGGCACCTTCACTTTTACATGGACAGAAGACAACGGAAACGGGTGCGTTGCATCGGATGATGTTGTCATTACCTTCTCACTAATGAGTATTCCTGCTGTGATAACAGATGCGGCTTGCGGATCAACAGACGGACAGATCGTTGTTGCGCCTCAAGGTGGAGTTGGTCCATACACTTACAGTTGGACCAGTGGAGGAAACTCTCCAGTAGAAACAGGTTTGGGAGCTGGCATCGTCACCGTGACGGTAACAGATGCAACCGGTTGTAGCCTAGATTCTACGTTCGTGGTAATGCAACCTATCACGTTCAATTATGTGGTGAACACCGCTGATGAAACATGTTTCGCTGCATGCGATGGGCAAGTGAGTATTGTACCTGACGGCATTGGTCCTTACACCTACGGATGGACTCCGAATGTGGGTAACTCTGGACAAGAAAACAACCTTTGCCGAGGAAACTATCAAATCCTAGTAGCTGATCAAGATGGTTGCACGCAAGTTGTACTCCTTACCATTGGCGGTCCAACAGAAGTCGTAGCTCAAGTAAGTTCCGATGTAAGCGAAGTGTGTATCGGTAGCTCTGCGAATCTCACAGCAGTAGTAGTCGGTGGAACTCTTCCGTACAGCGCGTATCAGTGGACCTCCAATCCAAATGACCCTTCTTTGGTTGCCAATGTTCAAAATCCAACTGTAAGCCCAACACAAACAACGACTTACACGCTTGTAGTGACAGATGCAAATGGCTGCACATCAGCTCCTAAAGTTGTGACCATTGATGTCCTTCCTCCTCTTACGCTAAACGTGATCAGGCCGTTTTTCAGTCCTGATACCACGATTTGCCCATATGATTTCGCTACACTGAACCTAATAGCTGGAGGAGGCGATGGAAACTATCAGGTCTACCTTCTCCCCGATAACGTCAACCCTGTAACACTTCCACTAGACACACAACCTGCTGTTACGACCACATTCAATTTCATGGTGCTTGACGGATGTGGAACACCTCCAGCGTTCGCATCAAGCACGGTTACTGTAGTTCAGCTACCATTAATTCAAATTGATGCACAACCTGATAGTGGTTGCCACCCACTCACAGTTGATTTTACCGATCTAACGCAACCAACACCCACATCGTGGAATTGGAATTTTGGAGACCCAGAATCAAACTCGAATTCTTCAACTGTTATTGACCCGACACACGTTTATTCCAGTCCAGGGCTTTATGATGTATCGCTGTCAATCACAACAGCGGAAGGCTGTGTTACTGATACTGTATTGAGTGATTTCATCGAAGTGTTCCCACTCCCTTATGCGAATTTCGATATGAACCCTGAAGTGACAAACCTTCTTGATGCAGAAATAGATTTCACCGACAATTCTACAGGAAACATTGCGAGCTGGAATTGGAACTTCGGTGATGGATCCGCATCAAATATAGAAAACCCAACACACTTGTATAGCGATACTGGAACCTACACCATAGACCTTTTAGTCACAACTATTCACGGCTGTACAGACGAAGTTTCGCGCCAAGTAATCATCGAGCCAGACTTTATGTTCTACGTTCCAAATGCTTTTACACCAAACGTTGACGGAAAAAATGATGGCTTCCGAGGTTATGGTCAAGGTATAGATTGGGACACTTACCAAATGTCAATTTTTGACCGATGGGGAGAGCTCATTTATTATACCGAAGACATCAATGACCCATGGGACGGAAGCTACAAAGGAGCTCAAGTAGAAAATGATGTCTACGTGTGGAAAATCGGATTCAACGACTTTAGAGGAAACGACCACCAGTATTATGGACATGTCACATTACTTCGATGA